The sequence taataatgaattgtgaaataaagttgagtatgagttgttttgttgttaggtatttgtatgaatcaaattcatatacctagatATCTACTtacaatttgtaaatttttaaaatttgagagaatttgtgtgttttatattttggagcccgggcaccatggagccccatatgggtatcctatatatatatatatatatatatatatatatatatatatatatatatatatatatatggggacatatccggtgaaaatGAGCTAAGCGTTgaaaactcgtgaaaatcatacctaaaagtttcgtaaatttatgaaaaaaataatagagataggtgtagatatAAAATACATTATCACCAAATCTCAACTCCAAACTCAAGTTCGTTtatgagaaacaaaaaagacaaatttcaggtgaatagtGTCCTGTTactattcacctgaaatttgtcttttttgttactcctaaacgaagttgagttcgaacttgagatttggtgagaatatatttcatatctacacctatctctagtatttttttcatgaatttacaaaacttttaggtatgattttcacgagttttTAACACTTGGCTCATTTTCACCAGATAtgtcccccctctctctctctctctatatatatatatatattcaacttTTTCCACATTACCCTTAACCATTTTCCCACCCCTAGCCATCCATATAAGGAGTGTTAAAGTGTTTTTAAAACCTTAATATCTGCTTAATAACAtgtaaattcttatattttgtaagAATGTAACTAAGGAATATACCAGTTACGGGATGCTGTTCCTCTGACATACGTAGCTTACTAGCTTAATTAGCAAAATCACGGAGgaacaactgaaaaaaaattgacagaaCGGAAAATCACTGTAGCCAAATTATCGTTAGAATATGCCTAGCTATTTTTTACTGTAGCAAATCTAGGGCACCGAATGGATCCATTCACGTGAAGTGTACGTAAGTCTAGCTAGCCATTCGCTAATCACTGTAGCCAAATCATCGTTagaactaggtgaaaccccgcgtgTTGTTGCAGAAGTTTAGTATGATActaataagtaaaaataatatataaaatagctagataacataaGATTAcataaattaatgtggtttatgataattttaatttaaatagtatatagaatgatgattcaaatgtaaaaataaggtgatatgactttataaaagaagaaaagtagagagatagtttggaccgtagactaatcatctaaaggctaaaaacaattgatgcgATATGGCTTAATAAGAGAAGTAAAAGagagagataatttggaccatagattaatcatttaagcactaaaaataattgatgtgatatggtttaatgagagaagagataaaTAACATTAACCAAGTGAGGATGAAATATATAGATACATAGGATACTATAAAAAATgatgaagatatatatagaaatattatgtgaattatgtgggatagtgatttaacatgctttcgTATTAAAAGctctaaaaattaataatttttaaattacaGATGacatagcatgtttgcatgatgtttaaatgtaatgattgttagtggatgatgatgtggcaactttacatgttaagctctaggagttagtgggttataactttatagtaagagagGATATGGCCGGTTATTtgcattttaaattttgatactaTTATTCTATTACGTAAGACTATACCTCTGTAGTTTATATTTCTCACCCATTCCACACATAACAAtataaagacaaaaaaaaactagattaCCCTTACTTCATTAAATCTTAATTCAATTATTATTCCTCATTTTATCTACTTCCAATGTATTTATCCTACATTTTCACAGATTCTAATCAATGATATctcaaaaataaacttattttaggacaaaaagAAGAAGGTAAAAATGAACATATTTTGGGACAAGGAGTATTAAAATTTAACACTATAGGCCTATTTGTTTAATAAAATATAAGTTTACTAAGGTGATGACTAATAGAATTATTGGAGTACCCAAAAAAGCGATTAGGCCAACTCAGACGGCTTTTTAGGCCGAGTAGGAATACAATGGAAGGTGTTGTGATATTGCACAAAATGTATACAAAGAAGCATAATGGTTTCATTTTTAAAACAAACATTGAGAAAGCTTATGACAAggtcaaatgtttttttctataaCAAGGATGAAAGGCCTTTCACTAAAATCGTATCTCTGGATTGCTTCTTTCATCCAAGGAAGTCATGTGGCATTAAGGTCAATTGCCAGGTTGGTTCTAATGTTTAAACAAAACAAGGTTTAAGTAAGGTTACCCTCTTTCTCAAATACTCCAAcagtttcatattgtaagttgTTTGGCatttttcttagttaaattcctttaagtttgatcaagattatagaaaaatatagtaacactttcaatacaaaacaaacatattatcaaaaatatattgaatgttaaatttgatgaaactaatttaatattgcaaatgttgctatttttttataaaatagtcaaactacttataatatgaaatggaggtagtacatttTAACATAATAGTGGATATGTTAACTATCCTATACTTGGCTTATCTATTTTGCAGTATGCATATGCTACACTAATTTTGATGGATCACGGTTTAGAGAAAGGCTAAAGTTTAAAGCTATTACTCCtctgtttaaattttaaagctcTCGGTCGGGGctcaaaatcaactttcataaaagtgaacTTTCTCAATTGCTCAGATGTCAATTAtgtacttttcctttttttacatACCTTAGCATCCCAATGCATTTTATGAAGCTCAATAATAAGGACTATAAATCAATTGAGGAAAGAATAGAAAGGTAGTTGAAAAGACAAGCGCATGTTTGTGGGCGTGAGAGACAAGTTTTGATTAATTTAATGTTAATATGCCTAGCTATGTTGATGatttaatttttcaaagttcCTAGAAGAATTCTCGAAAAAAGGATTATTGTAGAAATCAAGGTTCTTTCGACAAAGTGATGGCCACAAGAAGAAAAATGTAGACTAACTATGTGGAATATCACATGTCAACCAAAGGAACATAGTGGATATGGAGTCTATAGCATAGATATTTAGAACCAACATCCCTTAAGTGGCTTTTCAAGTTGATGTATGATGACAGGTGTGGTAGAAGTTACTTAgatgaaaatatttgaataattaaacaattataCAATATTGAGCAAactggatgttttattttttgtggggATTCATAAAAGGTAAAAAACAATGTTAATTATGGGGTCATTTGTTATTAATGAGGGGGAAAGTCAATTTTTAGGGAGGATAGGTGTGTCACCATTACAGATCAGGTATACCTCCTATAGATGGATTCGTAGCTGCCAGGAGTACTGTATACCTAGTTTCATACGAAAAGATATACCAAATATGGGAATATTGCAGATAAAGACATACGTAAACTCCGTTCTCGCTAAGTCAAGATGTCGGACACTGACCCGGGTACTACAAGGGCTTATATTCTCCTATCCCACTTGGTATTTTCAAGTTCTATTTGTACAAGGGGTTGCCTAGTTGTATGCAATGCCTCCTAGAGGGGAGGACATTGAATTATAAGGACTAGCCACAAGTCACATTGAAGACCAGCTAGGAGGAAGTCCATAGCTAGCCGTTGATTCCAAATCACCGGATTAGTTCTCAACAAAGACTAGTTGGTGGGGTAGATAAGCTAGCTTGCTCCTACATCGTAATCGGTATGATACTTTTCAGAGCTATACATATAAACAGGAGTAGGACTATATTATCTGTTCTTAGAGGGTCCAAACCTATATAAAATCCATGTCTCCCGTctccttattttaattttgtgtATATCTTCTTACCAATGTACTCTATATTCCCAAAATACTATACTCAGGTCTAACCCTTCGACAAGGTGGATTAGTAATTCTTCCTTTAAGGAGCGTAtccttcatataattaatattgttctaggaaaaaaaatcacctgtTACAGCTATATTTAGTTTTGTATCCAGTAAATGTATCTTCTAGGAGGGCATTAGTCAGTCAGAACTTTTCCATGGGATAACTTGGTTGCTACAAATAGTGCAGATTAATCTAAATGACGATAAAGATATATCTAGATGAAATCTTCATCAAAATGGCATGTTCTCTATCCATCCTATATATGTACTTAGCTGCAATCAATAATTGAGAAGAACAAAATGGGATtcctattaaaataaaaatatttatgtgatATTTGCTTCAAGGGAAATCTTGAACATGGATActtaagcaatactaaattggGATGGTACTAAAAAATGTTGCTTTTTTATGCACATTGAAACTGTCCAACATATATTCTTTGATGGTCATTTGCTAaatttctttggagattggTCCATATTTATTTTAGGTTGAATCCACCAAATAATATTTCACATTTTGGGGGTAGTTAGCTTAGTGCCATTGACGTAAGAACAATAAAGCTTATTTTAGTAGAACCATATTAATTCTTTATGTTAGGCTCTTCGGTTTACCATGAGTGATATGGTGTTTGACAAAGCTCCAGCTAAATCTTCTATGCAAGTACTTTTGTATTCGCTGGCTGTGGTTTTTGATCCAGCTACAAAAGTGCGATAAGGACAAAGAACACATTGGATGAAGAGTTTGGAGAAAAGGGTCATGCAAATCTTTTCTAACATTGGATGAAGATTCACCAATAGGATGCCTCCTAATAATGTTTCTCCTTTTTGTGTGGTGTGGTCTTTTATGGTCTTCTTGTCATGTTTTTCATTAGTATGCATATTTACCGTTGGTTCAATTGAAATCTTTATAGGAAGTGATTGTAGCTTGTTCTTAAGTAAAAGCTAAATTATCCATTATCTGATAAGAAAAACATGGCGTACTTATTTTATACTAATGTTCAAAAAAAGAGATTGAACCATTTGATAACTTAAACAacataaatagaaaaataatgtgCCCTAACCGAATTATAACTGATTAATTATTCTGACGAGGATCCGTCAGGCAAATTAAAATTTCGCTGACAAGCCAGTCCCGACGGGATTTCCCTGACGGTATTTTACTGACGTGATAATGGATTTTCCCGATGGTTTGTGGCTGGCAGAAGTAATTAATATGGTTTCTGGTAGTGTGGGGTACATAGCTAGAAttgttaattttgaatttgagaattattaaattaaaaaccTAAACGAGGACTCCAAGAtgaactttgaatttcaaattattaacTTCTTAAAAATTATGCGGTTTTAAACCAATGcaagtataatatataattattgattGGTAGTATTGAaattgcctaattaatcaagtCGAACTAAACTTTACACTGCACGCCAAGGTGGGAGGTGACATATATATGGCACTTATAAGACAATTAGGAGCATATATAAATGTAAATGTAAACTAGCTGAATGCACGTGCTTTGCTATATATGggtaaaaaaactatatattataatgttacccaaaataaatataagatatATTCACCATcaaatgtgtatatatatcattttgCTGTAAGGAATATTCACCTTAATTTGACTTTATATGTAGCtatatatttagatttgatTGATTTTTAATACTAAGAAGTTAAAGGGGTAATGTGTTTTGGGTTTATTTTCACGTGGAACTGTGCGTAGGTTCTCTCGTACTTACACGAGAAATTAATTAGGAGGAatgaattatattttaataaatggatatatatttttttaagaatatatatgatgattttctctaatttattagagcgtcgTGATGGTTTTAGAGCATTTGTAATGTTTGATGGACTTTAATGTGTTtgaaaggagagaaaaagagaagattgaggTACGAAAAACAAATGagctattagcatatgattaattaagtattaactattttaaatctGAAagaatggattaatataatttgttAAAGCAACTTtattataatttcttttttaaaaaacacaccgtttaataatTCAGAAAGTGAAGAGATAAGTCTTCCCTTAAATGGCagctgccgaacacagccttaagatatatataagatatatatagatatatagatagatagatagatacgtATATGTTTTGAAAAATCTGGCAACTGACAAACAAGCAGTGGGTCATATATCCAGCGCGCTGCTATATAAACACCATAAGTGTGTGAGGTGGTCTGTGCAAAACAAAAGTGCGAGACGTGCCAAGAACGAAGGCGGGcggagatcgatcgagatcgaAGAATTAGTTGCAGTGATTAGTTTGCATGGCACCGACGACGACCATGGGAAGCGCCTTATACCCGCTCGGCGAAATGCGGCAGTCGCAGCGCGCCGAcgggctcgccgccgtgctcgccatCGGCACCGCCAACCCTCCCAACTGCGTTACCCAGGAGGAGTTCCCCGACTTCTACTTCCGCGCCACCAACAGCGACCACCTCACTGCCCTCAAGGACAAGTTCAAGCGTATCTGTACGTGTAAACACACGACAGCCTCTCTTCTTCTGCTATCCAACTCTTCTCAATCGATATATTAATTTTGCATATACACCCCCCATCGAGAATGGATTTTAAACCCTCGAGAAAACGTTCACACGTCCACTCGTTGCTTACATATCACCCAAATGGTTACAAAataaatttgcaaaaaaaaaagatatattagCATGTGATGTATCAGTCGATAAGCATATatgttaaaattcaacttttacaaactacaaattataaaaaaaaatatacaaattagAACTCTTACAAACTACAAATTCAACTTTTGTAAGTGTAGTGACAATGCGAGAGCACGCTGTCCATGGTCGGTCGCAGGTCAGGAAATGGGCGTGCAGAGGCGGTACCTGCACCACACGGAGGAGATGCTGTCCGCACACCCGGAGTTCGTGGACCGCGACGCGCCGTCGCTCGACGCGCGGCTGGACATCGCCGCGGAGGCCGTGCCGGAGCTGGCGGCGAGGGCCGCCGGCAGGGCGATCGCCGAGTGGGGCCGCCCGGCCGCCGACATCACCCACCTCGTCGTCACCACCAACTCCGGCGCCCACATCCCGGGGGTGGACTTCCGCCTCGTCCcgctcctcggcctccgcccCTCCGTGCGCCGCACCATGCTCCACCTCAACGGCTGCTTCGCCGGCTGcgccgcgctccgcctcgccaaggacctcgccgagaacagccgcggcgcgcgcgtcctcgtcgtcgccgccgagctcaccCTCATGAACTTCTGCGGGCCCGACGAGGGCTGCTTCAGGACGCTCCTCGTCCAGGGCCtgttcggcgacggcgcggccgccgtcatcgtcggcgccgacgccgagcgcCCGCTGTTCGAGATAGTGTCGGCGGCGCAGACGATCATCCCGGAGTCGGACCACGCCCTGAACATGCGGTTCACGGAGCGCCGCTTGGACGGCGTCCTCGGGCGGCAGGTCCCGGGGCTCATCGGGGACAACGTCGAGCGGTGCCTCCTGGACATGTTCGGGccgctgctcggcggcggcggcggcgagtggaaCAACCTGTTCTGGGCGGTGCACCCGGGCTCGTCGACGATCATGGACCAGGTCGACGCGGCGCTCGGCCTCGAGCCCGGCAAGCTGGCGGCGAGCCGCCGTGTGCTCAGTGACTACGGGAACATGTCTGGCGCCACGGTGATCTTCGCGCTGGACGAGCTGCGCCGGCAgcgcaaggaggcggcggcggcgggtgaatGGCCGGAGTTGGGAGTGATGATGGCGTTCGGCCCGGGGATGACCGTTGATGCGATGCTGTTGCACGCCACCTCTCATGTGaattaagttaattaattttgtttcatGTAGTGGTTAACTGGATATAATCCGGGGTTACCGGAATTATATTCAGTGAAGCCAAGAATTAAGCGTTTCTTCAGCTCGTTTTCTGACCGAAGTCGGATGTGCCACGACGTGGGATGGCGCGTTTGTTGCATCAGGCGTTTTAATCGGTCATGTTTGTGTGTACTAGTATGAAACAAAAAATGGAAAAGTTTGTATGTAACAAACTCCCACTTGAGGAGATCAATAAATAAAGGAGAAAGAAGATCAGAAAAGCTGCGATTTTTGGCAGCACCAAACTCTTCTGGAATCGCTAGAAATCATTGAATTTTCCATCTAACCGTCGGATTGCATTGAGATTCGTGCGGGGTTGGTAAAAGAAATTCGCGAACACGTGAGCTAAAGAAAAACTAGAGGATGGTATTCCGTTCTCCCAACGGTATAGATTACGATTTCTTTCTACAGTCCGCGCTCACTCCGTGGTGTTGTGTGGGCCCTCCTCGAGTCACCGCGTTCGTCGCCCATCTTCCAAGCGTATCACATTCCAGCTCCCAACCTGCCTAGCAAAGTGCATGTGCATATTCATTCGGCCACGTATGGCCTTGTTCATTTAACCAGACCAAATATACTTGAAGATAGCTTTGTAGTACTAATGTGAAATCACAGTAACAAACTGAAAATTCACTATTTctatacaattttaaaaaacGGATACAGGATGTATGTGATACACGTGATACTTTCACAGTACCATCCTAATATACCAGATCACGTGATACTTTCACAGTACCATCCTAATATACCAGATCGCGCGATACTTTCACAGTACCATCCTAATATACCAGATGTATCATCATACCTCAAGAGTATAGGTACCAGATAATACCCTCGAGGCATCACCCGGTACTATCAAGGTATCACCTAGGCACTCGATATTGTTAAGGTATCATCGTATATCTGATACTCTTAAGGTATCACTTAGTACTCTTGAGGAACTTTTAAGATATCATCGTATATCTGGTACTCTCAAGGTATCACCTAGACCCTCGATATTGTTAAGGTATCATCGTATATCCGATACTCTTAAGGTATCACTCGGTACTCCTGAGATACTTTTAAGGTATCATCGTATATCTGGTACTCTCGAGGTATTACCCGGTACCATCGAGGTATCACCTAGGCCCTCGGTATTGTTAAGGTATCATTATATATCTGGTACTTTTAAGTTATCACTCCAGAGTACCAGATATATGATCATACCTTAACGGTATTAGGCCCGATGATACCTCGAGGGTACCTGATATGATGATAACTTGATTGTATCGGACCCGGGTGATACCTCATTGGTACCGGTGATACCTTGAGAGTACCGGATGATATCTATCTCGAGAGTATCTGATGTATAATGATAGCTAGCTCAAGGGTATTGGATAATATGTCAACATTACTAGATGTGTACCTAAAAATATTATAGAGATTTTATTGTCATCTTATATATTAGCACAACCATCTAGCACATAATCGTCTAACTAAAGTATGTAGCTTTAGACGGAAGAGAAATAGTTAGCATTTATTAGTCAAATATGTGCactgcaaaatttaaaaacaatagATACAAGCCTACCATTGAAGCCCAATAGAGACAGGAGCACGTGATATGTCCAAGGGTTGGCTGCGTGCAGCACCGAGAGCCTGATAGCGAGGTGCTTGTGAGCGTCATGTCAGGATCGGACACGCGGGACTCCGAGTCACGGGGAATTGTACTTGTACTCGCGGGTGTATAGAGAGGTATACTGGCCAAACGG is a genomic window of Oryza glaberrima chromosome 7, OglaRS2, whole genome shotgun sequence containing:
- the LOC127780710 gene encoding bisdemethoxycurcumin synthase yields the protein MAPTTTMGSALYPLGEMRQSQRADGLAAVLAIGTANPPNCVTQEEFPDFYFRATNSDHLTALKDKFKRICQEMGVQRRYLHHTEEMLSAHPEFVDRDAPSLDARLDIAAEAVPELAARAAGRAIAEWGRPAADITHLVVTTNSGAHIPGVDFRLVPLLGLRPSVRRTMLHLNGCFAGCAALRLAKDLAENSRGARVLVVAAELTLMNFCGPDEGCFRTLLVQGLFGDGAAAVIVGADAERPLFEIVSAAQTIIPESDHALNMRFTERRLDGVLGRQVPGLIGDNVERCLLDMFGPLLGGGGGEWNNLFWAVHPGSSTIMDQVDAALGLEPGKLAASRRVLSDYGNMSGATVIFALDELRRQRKEAAAAGEWPELGVMMAFGPGMTVDAMLLHATSHVN